A genome region from Conger conger chromosome 16, fConCon1.1, whole genome shotgun sequence includes the following:
- the LOC133115328 gene encoding interferon a3-like produces MDGRKFLSLFIICSAQDFCEGCDWIQRGFRLVGGESLSLLSDMGGDITDDKVPVPFPKTLYRSIRNAEMDDKVKSLHEAIDQIIELFHGNLDAVTWNMEKVEHFLTLLHRQSRELEKCVSSASKYERRLDGYFRKLKNVLKQRKYDAHSWELIRKEVKRHLQRLDLISAAMKTPAN; encoded by the exons ATGGACGGGAGAAAGTTCTTATCCCTGTTTATTATTTGCAGCGCGCAGGACTTCTGCGAAGGCTGCGACTGGATTCAGCGCGGATTCAGGCTGGTGGGCGGCgaatccctctctctgctcagtgaCATG GGTGGAGATATTACTGATGATAAGGTACCTGTACCTTTCCCAAAAACCCTGTACAGGAGCATCCGAAACGCAGAG ATGGACGACAAAGTCAAATCCCTGCACGAGGCCATTGATCAGATCATCGAACTGTTCCATGGGAATTTGGATGCTGTGACGTGGAACATGGAGAAAGTGGAGCactttctcactctccttcACCGACAGTCTCGCGAACTTGAGAAATGT GTTTCTTCTGCAAGCAAGTATGAGAGGAGACTGGATGGATACTTCAGAAAGTTGAAAAATGTCTTAAAGCAGAGG AAGTATGACGCACATTCATGGGAACTCATCAGAAAAGAAGTGAAACGCCATCTTCAAAGACTGGACCTGATTTCGGCTGCAATGAAGACACCAGCAAATTAA
- the LOC133114872 gene encoding interferon a3-like — protein sequence MDGRKFLYQFIICCAQNFCEGCDWIQRGFRRVGGESLSLLSETGGDITDDKVPVPFPKTLYRSIRNAEMDDKVKSLHEAIDQIIELFHGNLDAVTWNMEKVEHFLTLLHRQSRELEKCVSSASKYERRLDGYFRKLKNVLKQRKYDAHSWELIRKEVRRHLQRLDLISAAMKTPAN from the exons ATGGACGGGAGAAAGTTCTTATACCAGTTTATTATTTGCTGCGCACAGAACTTCTGCGAAGGCTGCGACTGGATTCAGCGCGGATTCAGGCGGGTGGGCGgcgaatctctctctctgctcagtgaGACT GGTGGAGATATTACTGATGATAAGGTACCTGTACCTTTCCCAAAAACCCTGTACAGGAGCATCCGAAACGCAGAG ATGGACGACAAAGTCAAATCCCTGCACGAGGCCATTGATCAGATCATCGAACTGTTCCATGGGAATTTGGATGCTGTGACGTGGAACATGGAGAAAGTGGAGCactttctcactctccttcACCGACAGTCTCGCGAACTTGAGAAATGT GTTTCTTCTGCAAGCAAGTATGAGAGGAGACTGGATGGATACTTCAGAAAGTTGAAAAATGTCTTAAAGCAGAGG AAGTATGACGCACATTCATGGGAACTCATCAGAAAAGAAGTGAGACGGCATCTTCAAAGACTGGACCTGATTTCAGCTGCAATGAAGACACCAGCAAATTAA